A stretch of DNA from Manihot esculenta cultivar AM560-2 chromosome 7, M.esculenta_v8, whole genome shotgun sequence:
ATGATCATTAAATAATCTTGCCTTTTTACTTATAAGTTAATATACCAGGTGGTTTGCCTCTCAATTTGAGAGGTCATATAATCGAGGACATCACTTGCATCAGTTTTAGGGGAAACTACTCCTTAGTTTCTCTCCTGGAATCTTCTCTTTTTCCTGATTAGAACTCCAGCCAGAGTTTCTCTCCCGGACTCTTCTCCCATTCCTGATTAGTGCTCCAGCTACCTTGTTTAATTCAGACACCGCTTTGGATACCATAGTAACTCAAATCTCAATCTATTATGCAAATTTGAACAAGCTTTATTCACCAATAGGAGATAATATATGTTCTTAAAGATGATGTCAGACACTTCCTTAAAGATTTTAGCATAACTTCCACCATTTACGCTTGGTGGACAATTTGAGATCAAACTGAAAGACATGGTACTGCCTTCGACTATCTGCTAACAAGAAGATTAAGATGTGTGCTGGCTGACCTTAATGCCACAGGGCACTAATCTTTCATAAGCTAAGCAAAGGCATAAGTTGAATGAATACCTGAAGACCATAGGGCAGTAATCTTTCCAATAGAAGTCAATAGAATAGTGTGGAGGTGTGAACTGGGAACCCTTTCTGGGGAAATACATTCTTATCCTAGCTCGATCTTCAAAATCAGAATGTCTAACATCACGCATGGGCACTGGTGTAATCTTGCCAACAGTATACCTGTGAACTTCAAATCAAGTATTTTAAAATGAAGAAATAAGTTGAGAAGACACATAAGATTGAGCGATAACAACCAATTCAAAAACCATAAAAGTAAACTTAGTAAACAAAGAGAAAAGGCATGCAAATTTAAATCTTATGATAatggaattttattaaaaaaaaaaatactatcgTGTGCATACCAACTCAAATTTCAGCTATTAACATTGCAACCCAAAGAAAGAATGCTAGACACCTAACAAGAATGCTGACTGTGAATGACCAAGCTACTGTTCTTTTTAAATCTACCAGAAAGGCATATGATACAAGCCATGTAGTAAAGAGCTCTCTAATTTGCATGAAAAGATGATTATTATGAATGAAAAAGTCAAATAGTTGAAAACTATTCAGCTCATCATGTTTAGCCAAGTTAGCATTAGATGGTAGACTCATTAGTCAGGACTAAGACATATCCAAATATCATCATGCACACTGCAGAGTATATTTTAACACTATGTGTTGTGCAATAAATTCTCTTGCAATTCTGCAAAACAGTAGTCTAAAGAAAGTTTTACATTAATTTAtgagtataaaaaattttatgaaacaaaagaatatagaaaaaaaaactcaGGGAATTATCTGGAAAAGTAAACTATTCAGCGAGGTaaggaggaaaaagaaaaacaacatCAGAGAAGGAAAAGTAGGTTAAAAATGGTATGAGAGTAGGTAGGACAGACAGAGGTTGTTTATCTAGGTACCTGATACCAAGTTGCAGATTAAGCATTAGATAATAGCTCTGATGGCCTTCAAAAATGTCAATACATGACTTCTTTTTTGCTTCAGTcgtatgaaatttatttttctgtttaatTTTGCGAAATGGTTCTGCATTTTTTATTCTCTGTTTGATCAGAACTCCTTGCATGTACTCCCTTTCATAAACCACAGTACTTTTACCCTGTACCTCTCTTTGACCTTCATTAGTGGCACATGGAAACGAACATGATGGTTCGTGACAGATTAATTCTCTTGCAGAGTCACATGGACTCCAATTCTCATGTAATGAGTTACTTCTGTTTGATATTCGGCCAGAATTTCTCAACATACCACTAATTGATATTTTCTCAGAAAGACTTCGTACAACACTTGGTCTTCTTGAAACCCTCCGTTGCTCTGAATTTAATGACAAGCTATGAGACAATGAACTACTTCCATTGTCATCATAACCTAGAGAACTAGACCACCTTCTTAAAGATGGAAGTTTGGTTCCGGCAGGATAAAATGTTCCCTTCCCATCCTTCAGGCCCCTACTCCAGGCCCCAAAGTAATATCCCCCATCCGCAAATCTATAAACTCCAGAACCATGTCGTAACCCATTTAACCACAATCCATCGAAAAGATCACCATTTGCCCATTTCATAACCCCTCTTCCACACATTTTTCCACCTTTCCACTTGCCAATGTACATATTTCCACTATTCCAAGAGTACCTACCACAACCTTCATGCACTCCTTCCTTCCAAGAACCTTCATAAATATCAGAATTAGAATATCGTTTCCTTCCAAGTCCCTGCTGTATATTCATCCTCCATGCGCCTCTGTATTCAGACCCATCAGTTCCAGTAAAGGTGCCAAAGCCATGAAGGTGACCACCAGAAAAGTCACCCTCATATTTTGATCCTGATGACCATGATATATAACCTTTTCCTGTCATTTTACCTTCTTCCCAATCACCCTCATAGACTGTTTTATCTCTCCACGTGTATTTTCCTTTACCATGGGGAATTAATCTCTTAAAGTCACCAATATAGACATCTCCATTTGATAAGACCTTCTTATCATCCCTAGAAAGACAAAAGGTTACATTCGAACTGATGCAAATCATAGGAATGGtagaaaaataagaaagatTTGCTGACAAGAATAATACCTTTCAGAGTCTTCAATATTTAGTAATTGCTGGAAGACCACCATTGGTAATTTTTGGCTTTCGAAAACTACAACGAAATTAATGGTgttcaataaattataatttcagCATGCTCTTCAAACTCTAATTATTCATATGTATCATATCCATGTCATTTCGATAAATTCTTTATTCTGAAGATGCAATTAGCACGCTAGCTACAAATTACCAAAAGCTAGAATCTTTATCGGGTGAAGTAGCTATTTGATTCCTCATTCCTCCCTTGTGAGAAGAGAAAAATAGATAGTTCGACAAAATTAAATGGATTTTTTTGGATGACAGCCATAATCACTTGGTAGATTCTATCCCAGAAAGTAAACTTGCATATCCAAGACCCCTTACTCCCTTAGGCTTAAGGATCCTTCTAACAGCTCCAACTTATAATTAACTCATTCATCAGTCTCATCAACTAAGACAATATCATATGTAACTTGAATATGACATCTATAACTATAAAATAGATTCAAAGTTGATCTTTTAAGAGGAACTTGTACATATCTTTTTACTGTTCTTACACTTGTAACCTATCTCTTATACATGTCCTTACCAACACAGACGCACACATACATATGCATTtgctattaatattttaataaataaggaTAAATAAGCTTCAACTATAAAATTATACCAAAAATGAAGtatggaattcaattgaattttgtaTTTCAAATAACTGTATCATATTAAACACAAGAATCATCTACAAAGGAATTCCAAATTTCTAATTCATTTTAAACAAAAGGGTTGGTAAAGTCCCAGGAAAAGGCTAATTTTAACACTTAGATCAATTCTGGCATCAAACCATCCCTCAGTTTAAGCTGAATAGGACTGGAACTAGTAATGAAAAGAAAAACCAAATACCATAATCATTTCAAACTCCAAATGAAATACTCACTAAAcaataaacaaaaaattaagTATAAAACAAGTCATAAAGTCACCTGAAGCAGACAAGAATTTCAATCCATCCTCCAAGCAAGTGAACTCATAGAAGAAAATAAACCCCTTTTTCTCATGAACCCAGATTTAACGAAACAAcaaaagccaaaaaaaaaaaaaattcaaggcAAATGAAAGAGCACCCAGAAACAAGGggaggaaaagaagaaaaaaggaacaagaggggaaaaaaaagtttaaatctTGTCGCCTTCTGAAAATTCCTGCGCCTCCGGATCTTCAGCTGGAATTGACACTTCacctctctttttctttctgtctTACAACACTTTCCGTCTCTTTCTCCAGAAacgaaaatagaaaattaacattctcttcctttttcttttcaaatatcTCTCAAGTGTTAGTTGCCCATGCATGAAGTTCCCTTTCACTTTCGCTTtcaccttcaactgaaaaagaCAAGGACAGCTTACCTGCTCTCAAGAATCTTGCCACGTATCACATCCACAGAGAAAGATCCCATGGCAGATTCCAGAGGGTGGGGAAAAAGAGCAACTTACCCGTATtcttcattaataaaatatttagaattatttattttatcaaattgttCATTATAaagatcaaatttttaaaaaatattaaaattttatttatttagttattatttgaaaaagtaaattactttttaaaaaatttaatttttaggaaGAAACGTTTTTTAATCAAATGatactttgaaaaaaaaaaaagaaggcaaGGCAAAGCGGAGTACGAGAGAAAGGCGTTGTCCGTTGGGCATACTAAAGGAACAGTTCACACGCTAATACCAATGGAAGATTCTGCGTGAGCTCACATGTTGTCTTCTacttccaatttttttttttttatctctcttGCATCATATGACAATACAAAATTTGATCTTTGCTCGTTTGAGTTCTTGGTCGGTAATAATTTATTACCATCTCCAATGCAATAAACTAGGTCAActgtattcggttcaaatcaaaaaaatcgatcgaattaaattaattttaaaatttaattcgattttttattcaattcggtttgattcagttcgatttgatttttaattttaaaaatttcagttatttcaattcgattttgatcaaaaataaaattaaaaatatcaaaccgaatcgattagtgataataatatattattttcaataatatagagaaattaaattatattaatattaaaatattttaattaaattttaaaatattaaaaataaatggtaaaatgtataaaatttattaaaaatcgaaaccgatcaaaccgaatctaatcaaatcgaatcggaccggttcgatttgatttctgatcaaaatcgattcaattcgatttttataaatactaaaattttgatttattcgattcggttcggttttaaacagAACctaccgaatgctcacccctccAATCAACCATCTATTATTATtcaacttttttttcttctagcAGATTGACAGAAAACTCTACTTTTTATTAAGAATTTCAGATTTGTTTAAGTCAATTACCCTTTATTTGTCCGAATATAATATAGTCTTTTACTCCTCACCTAGTCATGAGTCTTCTCTCCACTGTTGTATTGGATTGTAGTTAGTATTTTGGTAGTTTTCTCGTAGCTGGTGCTTTAGTCTAGCATATACACTAGACAGGCTGCCACTAATCATAGTGTAACTTGCAGAAAACTAAAATCTGAAAAACCCATTTACCTTAAGATCTAGCACCAAGttcataaaaaaaaagggaaaaatctTAACTACATGGTAAAAAACAAAGACCCATTTAATTTGGGAGAAAAAAGAATAGACTTCACTAGTATTAAGATCAAATCAATCAGAACAGAGAGGGAATGAAaacttctttctcttttccttctcTTTTTCCTCCTGCTTTCAATCTCGTATCAGCTATTTCAGATTAAAAACACTATATAGTAACTGTATGCATGCATGTGTAAATGAAACtatgataatatattatataaaagccTTATGTTAATTAATAGTTACATCACTGAAACAAGTACATGGAGTTCAATGAATCAGTGATTCGACAGAACTATCATTTTGATCCAACTCTATTCGCCCTGGATGGACCAGAAGACTTTGAGCTGCCAAGTGGAGGAAAATCATCTTTATTGATGAAAAATGAGGTGCCATTAGTGTTGCCACTTCTAGATTTCGTTGCAGTGAGGTTGCCATTCTGGTGGTTGCTCTGTTGGACCAGCGACTTAACAACTGAAGGATAACCAAAAGGTTTTTGCTGCTGGCTTTGTTGGTATGGCGACTTCGTCAAGGGCGAATATATCAGAGGCTTAATTCCCAACAGCTCAGGATCTGGTGAGAACTGGTATGGTAGTTTGCTGTCATCCATTTTCCTGAATGTTATGGAAATCCTACAATGATGGAAGTAAATCTTCATTTAGTATTAAGAGACAAAAATGTAATATTATTAGGTGGGATTAGCTTCGGCTAATGTGTGATACCTTTTTGCCGGGACTCCTGGAATACAGTGCTTAGCAATGTCTGCTCCATTACCATTTAGAACAAGAACCGATCTGCAGAATACATGCAGCAATAGATTAGATGAATACGGCAGAATGATCGCATAAGCCAATCCTTAGAACATTTTCTCTCTAATTACTCTACCCAGCATAACCATCCAgctcaaattaaatcaaactaaaatgaaACAAACACGTTCGCATGTGGATGGAAGTGTAAATATCATCCATCATCTTAATTTATTGAAACCAACCAAGAGGTGAGCTTTTTGAATTGGCAAGTGATGGATCATAGAAACACATTTCCAACTCCACaagaaaataatattgaatGTTGTTTAAACCGTTTACTTGTAGCATTGGGTAACCCAGAATTGTTTGAGTTTCTAAACCTCTTAATCAAGTTGGCAGAGaaatattgaacaaataatGCTGATTATCTAGTAACAAAAAGTTTCGACTTCAATATCTTAAAATATCGCAATCATATGGGGCAATTTCTGATGACTAAAAAAGAGCTGTTAGTTGATTATTGAAGATTACCATCTATAATCTTAAGATGTACACGCTTCAAAAGCAAACAAGTACAAATTACTTGAgaagaataaagaaaaaagttaCACAGAACAAAAGAATTTCATGGAGGCAAGGATGCGTATAGGAATGCTAAACTGAGGAAATAATTAGTAATCCATGGAGAAAATGTAGAAAACATACCCGACAGGCAAAGGTATAGAGACAGGCCCAGAGAACTCTCCTGGACTAAGAATCTTCAAATTTGAACCGAAGACTATGTTGCACTCAGTCAAGAATGACACAGTACAAAATGGCCGAAGAAAGTCATGATGATCAATATGGGGAGGAATGCAATCTCCTTCATCATATATATTCACGATGCAGCTGTTAGGAATGCATGTGGCAGGCAACACATGCCACCTAACCATTCTCTTGATCATTTGCTTGAAAGTGGGTGGTAGAGGATCAACAACTTCGTCTTGAACTATTCCTGGGGCCTTTCCATTTTTGTCCTGCAAGGTTTTCAAAATAAAACCAGTTAACACACTTATTTCATATACAATTTAGGAAAAGTGACAAGAAATAGAGATTGAATATACAAAAATTACCATTGCATAATTGTAACAGCATCCAAATTGCATTGTGATACGTCCTTTACCACGCATCCATTTTGTAGGTTCTGAATATGTGCGTTCTGTaataaattacataaataattaaatataaggaTATAAAATGAGAAGGATGACAGATAAACATGTTGGAGAACTAGATGGATAAATGCAAGTAATGCAGTAATAACAAACATCTGTTCATGCATAACAGCAtaacttaaaatattctaaCTTAATAGTAGACTACTGACTATTTATAAACTCAATCCATGTTTGGCCTTATCACATGATATCCTTGCAAGTTCAAGGAGTCAGGTATGATTACTCGAACTAAGCTGCTTCCAAATAATGACTGGATGGTTAAACTGCTGTTATGTTACTAAAATGAAATATACTGCAGCACTATAATTTTCAAGTTTCAACAGCTGAAATAACAAAAGAGATGGAACGAGTTGAATGAAACAATTTCTTCACTCTTTGTTTTTCgttttctaatttttctttcatCTGTTATCAATGTACACTGATTTATCTACATTCCACACAGTAATATAGACCTATTCATATTTTTCTGTGGTGTCCTGAGAGATATCTTAAGTCCTCACattaaattgttgataactatcATGTAACAAATTATGCAGCATAATAATATACTAATTTTTGAACTCCACTTCCCATGGATGATTTGGCCACTAACTCGGTGTACACAACTAAAAGTTAAACCTCTTGAAACTCCATTTTGGTATGAGAATGTAAACAATCAAATGCATTGATATGCTGTTACAAATTGCACAAAAAACCCAGAAAGTGAAAGCAAATTTAAGCCTGTAATCCACTATGACTTTGCAAGGATCCTGAGATAAGTCAAGAGTTCTCAATATCAACAATCATATATTTCTCCTAAGAGCTAAGATCTCCCTTGCATAACTTAAACTGTTAAGCATGTACAAACAAGGAAGCTTGTCCAAAACATCAACCAAAATGCCAAATGCATTTGCTTAACATGCCAAAATATTCAGATTAATCAATTCAGTCTTAAGTCATTATCATTAAAGGTAGTGTAGCTATAACAATAATATTGAGTGATGGGATATGCAAGTGATAATAGTGCATAGTCAGTTAATATATAGACAAATATTTCAAAGCTACAAAATACTTCATTGCATAAATGGGTAAaaggaacttttcttttcttttcaagcaTACCTCTGAGTTGCCCCTTCCTGCCCATGCGCTGTAGATTGTAGACACATTCAACTATTTTCTTCTGCTCTTCAGGATTGAAAACCTTGGTATGAAGTTCAAGCCCTTTAAGAATATTGGTTGGCTTCCCATTGATTCTCTCAGAACACACAAAATCCTTTTTCCTGCCAACTCTTGAAAACCTAAACTGCTCCTTTTGCTCCTCTGATAAGCCATTGTCCACCACAGAAGACACGTCTGCAAGTCCATCATTCAACAGTATTTCAAAACCTGGATGATCAATTGATTTCTGATGGCTGTTCACTGATGCAGATGAAGAATTGGCAGTGACCCCTTTTTGCCTCGCTGAGTAAGATTCAGATTCTTGGTTAGAGCTCGAAGTTAGGCTTGCTTTCCCAGGAGACAAAGATTCCAAATTACCATTTGATGAATTGATGCTTATTGCATCAGCAGACTGAAATTCTTTTGAAACTTCGGTGCCACCATTGGACAAAGACATCTTATTAACTTTTGCTGCACAAAGAACATAATAATAACTTAGcaacaaaattttcttttctgcaTAACAATACAATTCAAGAAAATACAAGGGGCAATACAAACTAGGTTACTTTCTAATGCAAAACTAACATTGAAGATCCTCAATtttagaagggaaaaacgttGAAAAGAACAAAAAACGAACTAAAAGAGAAGAAAACATTAGTGGGTATCTCAATCTTACCATTGATGAGATTGTGAATTCGAGTTTCTAAAAGAGCCTGACAGTGCTGGCAAAATCCTCCAGACAAAACCTGCAAAACCTCTTCATGGTCCATTGTCTTGAGAAGTTCTATGAAATCCTCACCACGACGGGCTTCTGGCGACTTTCGGGACATATCTCCTTCCATCATCGCAGTGAGAGAGCTAAAGAATCCTAAGGGAAGGAGTGCTGTATCTGAGAGAAAACTGAACAAGATTTGGTTGTTTGAGCACACAGTTTTTTTGGACCTTAAATAGGCTAATTGTTTTTCCTGTTCAGGATTTGCAAACTCTCACTGTTGAAATCCAAATTCAAACTAAATTAGGaatataattcaaaaaaaaaaaaaagcagcttGAAACGTAAGGGATTGGAATTTGGAAATCAAATCCAACTCAAAGTTGGAGATTGGtagagaaaaattaattagtaggtagaagtatttttttaattaatgtgtttttttattgaataaaaaaaatttaaatatttacttttaattcacatttatatctaactaaattataatttttatatataaaaataaaaataaaaagtgaataataatattaataaaaattaacgtcattataataaaaaatatgtatttaaaaataattttattatttaaatagaattacaatttaataattataatataaaaaaaatatatcaatcaatacttaattttaaaaattatacttgatgaccgctggatctcCCTATCCCTAATCCTGGGCCTAGATTAAGGCCatggcccatgaaaggaaggcccgcCTGCCCTCTTAAGTAAAACAGGCCCGGATCATCAGACCCTTGAGGCCAgactccaccagattcttcctaatcgagatcggcccagcccgtataacctccccacggattccttctcctcctgggttCAACGTCTAGCCCCGCTCTCGATCCAGTCCAGAATCCAGAACGAAACTCGtcatacagcctggcagatctgctcgagcgtacgcacggggagaatcagaggccgttacgcatggagcaggcgcctgatatcctcgtacgcccatatctgtatggcagagacgcgtggcccaatcatgggagagccgttattcgtcaccagcaagcagaaAGAAAGGATAAAAGGATACCCCTCTAGAGAGAGGGGAGAGCTTTATTCTTCAATatcaaaacccttgtaaaattctattccattggatctcagatcatcaatactaaaaatgttttaatgatttaaagattaaaaattcaatcgatttgaattaaaattaaattgaaaattaaattgaactaaataaattaaaattttaaatagtatttataaaagttaaactgaactgattttaattaaaaattaaattaaatcaaattgatctgattctatttgattcgattatttaaatttttaataattttttaatttttatactttatttttaatattttaaaatttaatttaaatattttaattttaatattatctaatctctttaaaataatatattagaacactaattgatataattcaatttttttatttttttattaaaatcaatttaaattaaaataaataaaaattttaaaattaaaaatcaaattaaaataaataaaaaattaaaattttaaattaatttaattccatTTATTTTTTCCATTTATTAAACCGAATACTGTTTGCTTTTACGAGTTTTGTatgcatgaaaaaaaaaaaaaaaagcaaatataaaaaagtaattttgtACAAATTTCTAACTTTTGCAGGGGTTGAACTAGAATTCAAGCATAACACAGGGCCATTATGTAAATTAAGCAAATTGGAATTTACCAGATTATGAGCCTAACTCCAAAAGAATATCTACCAGGCCCTTCAAAATTGTTCCTCTTCGAGCTCTGTCTCTGAACTACAGAGACCAGAAATGGAGCTATCTGCGATAGGCACTGGCTTTAACCATGTCCTCACTCGCTCGACACACTCGTCTTTTCCCATAATTCCTTCTTTTTCCGCTCCCACCACCACTACAAGAAGAAAGAGTTCTCAAAGCACCTCCCCAGCTGCAGCAACCCCACTTCTCGGAGAACCCCGGAATGAGCCGCAACCACCGTTGCTACATGGTCAAAGGCGTCACTCGAAGTCCTATTTGGCCAGACAAGCTGCCATTCTTGAAGTTCTGCAATCTCCTGATTTGGAGTCTGCTCTTCAAAGGTAAGGTGTGTCTGTGTGTGTTTCTCGCATCTTCCCTTTTGGGTTTTGTTTTATGTGTCAAATCGTTGAGTTTCATAGTTAGTATGTGTAATTATCTACGTGTTGGGTTGATGAGTTGAATTGGAGTCGAATTCTGTATTGGCAATGTAATAGCCTTCTTGACTTGTATGTAGAATTATAATTTCTCAGCTTTGAATATCATCCATTCTGTATGATAAATTAATGCAGgcttgaaatattttaatcaaattttggTTGTGGAATATCTATGGAATGCTTATTTTACATTGAAATTTTGAACTAGTGGTAAGAATAGCTATTTCAAATGAACTAGTTCTATTCCCGTCCTACTCGATGAACCAAGTGCAGCCTTGTTATATTTAACAACAATGCTTTTGTGAATCTAGTGATATTCTGTTGAACGCTTCCATGTTTCATCTTAAAGGATTGTTGTTTTTAGAGTTCAATATTTAACTAAATTAGCTTTATGTGATGGAAACCTCCTATCTATTACTCCATTTACAGATTAGAAGGGATATTGAAGGTGCAAGACTTGAATGTCATATTGCGGAATTTTGGGAAGCAAAGTAGATGGAATGATCTTTCGCAGGTGATTCTGACACTTCAATTTGATATGCCAATGATATGCCAATTATTGTTAGTTTATCACTGTTGACTGGCTAATGCATAGAGTTGTCTAGTATATCATGTGGATGAATGGATATGTCTTGTGCACGTGCTTCTTTCAGTTTTTCAAATTTACAATTTTCAAAATGTCTTCCTTATATGCTGATTTGCATGTGATGTTAGTCAGtgttttttcttattctttgattttttttatctgaTACGATTTGAAAATTCAATGTAGCCGATCTCAACTAATTTGGAATTAAGGCTCtgttgatttgattttgaaaataagaTTGAGCCCCTTATTTACCTGGGCTTAATAAATTCAAGATTCTGGTTTGGAACACCTTTTACTACAAATTCTTACTTCTCTCTGTAAGACTACTTTGGTTCAGATGTACCCATTTCTGTTTGatgtttgaaattcaaatggCATGTTAGGCATAAACATTTTAGAATTCATTTGAATAATTTCTTTCTATATACTGGCCtagatatattaattatttcatgagGAATAAGTGTTAATAAGAACACATTTAGGTAATGTCAAACAGTAGCTTTTGTAGTAGGCTTGTTCTGCATGTGATTATGTTTGTGAATAATAAATTGCTACTTCATTGGGGTAGCCATAACATTTTATGGTTTGATAACAATgataagaaattaaattgaatggACAAATT
This window harbors:
- the LOC110618456 gene encoding phosphatidylinositol 4-phosphate 5-kinase 8 isoform X1, with product MVVFQQLLNIEDSERDDKKVLSNGDVYIGDFKRLIPHGKGKYTWRDKTVYEGDWEEGKMTGKGYISWSSGSKYEGDFSGGHLHGFGTFTGTDGSEYRGAWRMNIQQGLGRKRYSNSDIYEGSWKEGVHEGCGRYSWNSGNMYIGKWKGGKMCGRGVMKWANGDLFDGLWLNGLRHGSGVYRFADGGYYFGAWSRGLKDGKGTFYPAGTKLPSLRRWSSSLGYDDNGSSSLSHSLSLNSEQRRVSRRPSVVRSLSEKISISGMLRNSGRISNRSNSLHENWSPCDSARELICHEPSCSFPCATNEGQREVQGKSTVVYEREYMQGVLIKQRIKNAEPFRKIKQKNKFHTTEAKKKSCIDIFEGHQSYYLMLNLQLGIRYTVGKITPVPMRDVRHSDFEDRARIRMYFPRKGSQFTPPHYSIDFYWKDYCPMVFRNLREMFKLDAAEYMMSICGDDGLRELSSPGKSGSIFYLSHDDRFVIKTLKKSELKFFLKMLPNYYRHVGKHENTLITKFFGVHRIKLRGGKKVRFVVMGNMFCTELSIHRRYDLKGSTQGRFTDKDKIGENTTLKDNDLKYDFHMDKMLQESLFKQLSEDCMFLQSQQIIDYSLLLGLHFRAPEQLMALSESAGAIANHENLPSGDGATSQRELLIPPTGLRLVTHEPGFNTAPGPHIRGNTLRAYSLGAKEVDLLLPGTGRLRVQLGVNMPAQASCKVGGEVDPTEVELFEVYDVVLYMGMIDILQEYNMRKKVEHTFKSLKFDPLSISAVEPELYADRFLKFLQKVFPEQP
- the LOC110618456 gene encoding phosphatidylinositol 4-phosphate 5-kinase 8 isoform X2 produces the protein MVVFQQLLNIEDSERDDKKVLSNGDVYIGDFKRLIPHGKGKYTWRDKTVYEGDWEEGKMTGKGYISWSSGSKYEGDFSGGHLHGFGTFTGTDGSEYRGAWRMNIQQGLGRKRYSNSDIYEGSWKEGVHEGCGRYSWNSGNMYIGKWKGGKMCGRGVMKWANGDLFDGLWLNGLRHGSGVYRFADGGYYFGAWSRGLKDGKGTFYPAGTKLPSLRRWSSSLGYDDNGSSSLSHSLSLNSEQRRVSRRPSVVRSLSEKISISGMLRNSGRISNRSNSLHENWSPCDSARELICHEPSCSFPCATNEGQREVQGKSTVVYEREYMQGVLIKQRIKNAEPFRKIKQKNKFHTTEAKKKSCIDIFEGHQSYYLMLNLQLGIRYTVGKITPVPMRDVRHSDFEDRARIRMYFPRKGSQFTPPHYSIDFYWKDYCPMVFRNLREMFKLDAAEYMMSICGDDGLRELSSPGKSGSIFYLSHDDRFVIKTLKKSELKVRFVVMGNMFCTELSIHRRYDLKGSTQGRFTDKDKIGENTTLKDNDLKYDFHMDKMLQESLFKQLSEDCMFLQSQQIIDYSLLLGLHFRAPEQLMALSESAGAIANHENLPSGDGATSQRELLIPPTGLRLVTHEPGFNTAPGPHIRGNTLRAYSLGAKEVDLLLPGTGRLRVQLGVNMPAQASCKVGGEVDPTEVELFEVYDVVLYMGMIDILQEYNMRKKVEHTFKSLKFDPLSISAVEPELYADRFLKFLQKVFPEQP
- the LOC110618397 gene encoding RNA demethylase ALKBH9B isoform X1 is translated as MMEGDMSRKSPEARRGEDFIELLKTMDHEEVLQVLSGGFCQHCQALLETRIHNLINAKVNKMSLSNGGTEVSKEFQSADAISINSSNGNLESLSPGKASLTSSSNQESESYSARQKGVTANSSSASVNSHQKSIDHPGFEILLNDGLADVSSVVDNGLSEEQKEQFRFSRVGRKKDFVCSERINGKPTNILKGLELHTKVFNPEEQKKIVECVYNLQRMGRKGQLRERTYSEPTKWMRGKGRITMQFGCCYNYAMDKNGKAPGIVQDEVVDPLPPTFKQMIKRMVRWHVLPATCIPNSCIVNIYDEGDCIPPHIDHHDFLRPFCTVSFLTECNIVFGSNLKILSPGEFSGPVSIPLPVGSVLVLNGNGADIAKHCIPGVPAKRISITFRKMDDSKLPYQFSPDPELLGIKPLIYSPLTKSPYQQSQQQKPFGYPSVVKSLVQQSNHQNGNLTATKSRSGNTNGTSFFINKDDFPPLGSSKSSGPSRANRVGSK
- the LOC110618397 gene encoding RNA demethylase ALKBH9B isoform X2; its protein translation is MMEGDMSRKSPEARRGEDFIELLKTMDHEEVLQVLSGGFCQHCQALLETRIHNLINAKVNKMSLSNGGTEVSKEFQSADAISINSSNARQKGVTANSSSASVNSHQKSIDHPGFEILLNDGLADVSSVVDNGLSEEQKEQFRFSRVGRKKDFVCSERINGKPTNILKGLELHTKVFNPEEQKKIVECVYNLQRMGRKGQLRERTYSEPTKWMRGKGRITMQFGCCYNYAMDKNGKAPGIVQDEVVDPLPPTFKQMIKRMVRWHVLPATCIPNSCIVNIYDEGDCIPPHIDHHDFLRPFCTVSFLTECNIVFGSNLKILSPGEFSGPVSIPLPVGSVLVLNGNGADIAKHCIPGVPAKRISITFRKMDDSKLPYQFSPDPELLGIKPLIYSPLTKSPYQQSQQQKPFGYPSVVKSLVQQSNHQNGNLTATKSRSGNTNGTSFFINKDDFPPLGSSKSSGPSRANRVGSK